TTTCTCCCAAAGCTGATGGAGCACTGGTCTCGCATCAATCCCCAGTGCTCCGCTGTATCCGTCTTCTTTGAATACGTCTTCTTCTGTAACGTGGTAACCGCGTCTTTTTGCTTCCTCCATACAAATTTCCGCTTGGGTATCGAGAGAAGTCCCTTCTGCTTGGTCTTCTGTGGAAACCCGACAGAGGACAGCGGCACGCTTTATTAACTGCTTCATGCTACCACCTACTAGTTCACTTTTGCACCTTTGTCAATATAAATCGGTATCTTTAAGGTGTCTCCCGCTTTGATATAGTGAGGGTCGGTAATGTTGTTAAGTTTCAGAACCTGTTTAGCATACCATTCATAATTCATTCTGAAATGTTCATTCATAAAGTATGGTTTGATAATGTCAACCAGCGTATCTCCTGATTTAATAGTTATCTCCCGTATCTCTTTTAGCTCCCACACATCATTAGGGCGGTCTGTAATATTGATACCGTCAATTGTCTCTACTTTGGCGCGGTCAATATATTCTTCGGGTGGTATTACCTTGTATCCGTCCTTAACGACATACCAAACACCAGTAATTTTGTTAATATACCTTCCTGTTTGTTCATCATAAATATACTCTTCAAGTGCTGTCTGATAAAAACCTTTGAGTGTTTTTGTAACACCAAAATACGTCTCCACACCCTTCCAATCAGGTGGGGCAGCAGTACCTTTGGGATATTGGATAGGGTAGTTCAGCACCCAATAATCGAGGTTGTGTAACACCTGATGAGCATACCACAAATTTTTGATGTCGTGGTTCTTTACAGCTTCGCTTATCAATTCTTGAGCTTTAGTAATATCGTCAGTGAAGGCTGTTTTATCAGCGAAAGCCGCTTTAACTTCTTCAAGTCGTTGTATATACCAATTGCCATCCTTTTCATTATACACCTTTTCC
The sequence above is drawn from the Syntrophothermus lipocalidus DSM 12680 genome and encodes:
- a CDS encoding LysM peptidoglycan-binding domain-containing protein, with the translated sequence MIFSKLWINPATSNQVQDTAYKTASSVKTPDVVISKANLHKSDVPLPDKDMVEKVQAELFKGVKKEDLEKAKKTVHELHMYFESGFVYEAENWIEKYSDPNSPGWVFWEKTGTIEIPGYTEKVYNEKDGNWYIQRLEEVKAAFADKTAFTDDITKAQELISEAVKNHDIKNLWYAHQVLHNLDYWVLNYPIQYPKGTAAPPDWKGVETYFGVTKTLKGFYQTALEEYIYDEQTGRYINKITGVWYVVKDGYKVIPPEEYIDRAKVETIDGINITDRPNDVWELKEIREITIKSGDTLVDIIKPYFMNEHFRMNYEWYAKQVLKLNNITDPHYIKAGDTLKIPIYIDKGAKVN